A single Phragmites australis chromosome 4, lpPhrAust1.1, whole genome shotgun sequence DNA region contains:
- the LOC133914384 gene encoding probable protein phosphatase 2C 31 yields MGNGIAKNPCFSGDAYAAAVASDTLPDDSHGHSFTYVPSVAAFDQPPTAAAMSSEPAFFSLSGAAISANVATSASMPSFRLLNELTWPPTTACTFESSRSFAAVPLQAAPPRLSMSGPLQSMSSRFSETSGSASTISGPLSDRPFMSGALDRSLSVSYSVRLQPSVSQLIAGRRAASSSRRNERSLLRFLFRAASRLQFRSLRYGRRPHEPAEPIKVSFSDGDYRSPSNGNVEWAQGMAGEDRFHVAVSEEHGWVFVGIYDGFNGPDATDYLFANLYVAVHSELKGVLWDDIQGGDGSRCSHQEPSPTNAGRLCFAEEGGDSAEAKRRRTERPVAGNASAMHRDVLRALARALRNTEEAFFEAAEERAAESPELGLMGSCVLVMLMKGADVYVMNVGDSRAVLARRSEPDLKDILGKAAQDLQQFKAEIMRELEAHDRDGLQTVQLTPEHSTAVEEEVRRIKGQHLSDRNAIVNGRVKGKLNVTRAFGVGYLKQPKWNSRLLEAFKINYVGTDPYVTCTPSLCHHRIGSADKFLVLSSDGLYQYFTNKEVVDQVETFTAAQPDGDPAQHLVAELVIRAARKAGMASHELLDIPHGARRRYHDDVSIIVISFEGRIWRSSV; encoded by the exons ATGGGCAATGGCATCGCCAAGAACCCATGCTTCTCCGGCGATGCctacgccgccgccgtcgcgtcCGACACTCTCCCCGACGACAGCCATGGCCACTCCTTCACCTACGTGCCATCGGTCGCCGCCTTCGACCAGCCCCCGACGGCTGCCGCCATGTCGTCGGAGCCGGCGTTTTTCTCGCTGTCCGGCGCGGCCATCAGCGCTAACGTGGCGACGTCCGCGTCGATGCCGTCGTTCCGTCTGCTCAACGAGCTAACGTGGCCGCCGACGACCGCGTGCACCTTCGAGAGCTCGCGCTCCTTCGCCGCCGTGCCGCTCCAGGCCGCACCACCTAGGCTGTCCATGTCCGGACCGCTCCAGTCGATGTCCAGTCGTTTCTCCGAAACGTCCGGCTCCGCGTCCACCATCTCCGGCCCGCTCTCGGACCGTCCCTTCATGTCTGGCGCGCTTGACCGCTCCTTGTCCGTCTCCTACTCCGTGAGGCTTCAACCCAGCGTTTCTCAGCTCATCGCTGGGCGCCGCGCCGCGAGCTCCTCCCGCCGCAATGAGCGATCACTTCTCCGGTTCTTGTTCAGGGCCGCCTCCAGGCTCCAGTTCAGGTCGCTGCGCTATGGCCGTCGGCCACACGAACCTGCTGAGCCGATAAAGGTCTCCTTCAGCGACGGGGACTACCGCTCGCCGTCGAACGGCAATGTGGAGTGGGCTCAAGGCATGGCCGGCGAGGACCGGTTCCATGTCGCGGTATCGGAGGAGCACGGCTGGGTGTTCGTCGGGATTTACGACGGCTTCAATGGCCCCGACGCGACCGACTACCTCTTCGCCAACCTCTACGTTGCCGTGCACAGCGAGCTAAAAGGCGTGCTCTGGGACGACATCCAAGGCGGCGACGGCTCCAGGTGCAGTCACCAAGAACCTTCTCCAACCAATGCCGGACGCCTCTGTTTcgcggaggagggaggcgacAGCGCGGAGGCTAAACGTAGACGAACGGAACGGCCCGTGGCAGGCAACGCCTCGGCAATGCATCGCGACGTCCTGAgggcgctggcgcgggcgcTGAGGAACACAGAGGAGGCGTTCttcgaggcggcggaggagcgcgcGGCTGAGAGCCCGGAGCTGGGGCTGATGGGGTCGTGCGTGCTGGTGATGCTGATGAAGGGCGCGGACGTGTACGTGATGAACGTCGGGGACAGCCGCGCCGTGCTGGCGCGGAGGTCGGAGCCCGACCTCAAGGACATCCTCGGCAAGGCGGCGCAGGACCTGCAGCAGTTCAAGGCCGAGATCATGCGCGAGCTCGAGGCGCACGACAGGGACGGCCTCCAAACCGTGCAGCTCACCCCTGAGCATAGCACGGCCGTCGAGGAA GAGGTGAGGAGGATCAAGGGCCAGCATCTGAGTGATCGGAATGCGATCGTCAATGGCCGGGTGAAGGGGAAGCTCAACGTGACAAGAGCATTTGGGGTTGGCTACCTGAAGCAG CCAAAGTGGAACAGCAGGCTGCTGGAAGCCTTCAAGATCAACTACGTCGGCACGGACCCATATGTGACCTGCACCCCGTCGCTGTGCCACCACCGCATCGGCTCGGCGGACAAGTTCCTGGTGCTGTCCTCCGACGGGCTCTACCAGTACTTCACCAACAAGGAGGTGGTCGACCAGGTGGAGACGTTCACCGCCGCGCAACCCGACGGCGACCCCGCGCAGCACCTCGTCGCGGAGCTCGTGATCCGCGCCGCGAGGAAGGCTG GGATGGCGTCGCACGAGCTGCTCGACATACCGCACGGCGCGAGGAGGCGCTACCATGACGACGTGTCCATCATCGTGATCTCGTTCGAGGGGAGGATATGGAGGTCCTCTGTCTAG